One Deltaproteobacteria bacterium genomic window, GCGTCGGGTCCGTGCCGTCCTCGGGGCGACCGAGCTGGCTCAGCGTCGCCGTCACCTCGGGGGTGAGCGCGAGGCGCTGCTTGATGCGTGGCACGAGCCGCCGCCCTTCCGTCAGCGACAGGTTGCTTGGCATCGAGAAGGTGACGTAGAGCGCGCCTTCGTTGAGCTCGGGCAAGAACTCCGAGCCGAGCTTCGGGGTCAAGACCAGCGTCGCGATCATCGCCCCGGTGGCGAGGGTCATCACGGTCCAGGGGTTCTGCATGGCGAAGCGCAGAGTCGGGGTGAAGGCCCGTCGCGACCACCTGAGCAGCGGGGATTCGCGATGCTTCCCCGGCTTGCGCAGGGCGTAGTAGGCGAGCACGGGGACCAGGGTGAAGCTCACGAGGAGCGCCCCGACGAGCGCCGACACCACGGTATTGGCCATCGGCGCGAAGATGCGCCCTTCGACCCGCTGCAGCGAGAAGATTGGGATGTAGGCCGCGATGATGATGAGCAGCGAAAAGAGCGTCGGGCGAGCCACCTCTCGCGCGGCGTCGTAGATGCGATCCACGAACGGCCGATCCACGGGAGCGGCGCCCTGCTCCTCCTGCTCGAACCGGTGGAAGAGGTGCTCCACAAGGATTACCGCGCCGTCGACGATGATGCCGAAGTCGACCGCCCCCATCGAGAGCAGGTTCGCGCTCATCCCGCGCGCGTAGAGGTAGACGAACGACGCGGCCAGCGAGAGCGGGATGACGGCGGCCACGATCAACGAACCTCGCACCGACAGCAGGAAGGCGAAGAGCACGAGGGTGACCAGCGCCGCCCCCTCGGCCAGGTTCTTGAACACCGTCTTCAGGGTCGTGCTGACGAGCTTCGTGCGGTCGTAGAACGCGTCGACGCGCACCCCCTTCGGCAGGATGCGCCCGTTGAGGTCGTCGATGCGCGACCGCAGCGCCTCGAGCACCACGGTGGGGTTCTCGCCGCGCCGCATGAGCACGATCCCCTCCACGGCGTCCTCGTCGTGCTCGCGGGTCACGATCCCCTGCCGCGGCGCATAGCCCACCGCGACCTGCGCCACGTCCTTCAGCCGCACCGGCACGCCGGCGTGAAACCCGACGCGGACCTGTTCGATGTCCTTCTCCGACTTGAAGATGCCGAGGCTGCGGATCACGAACATCTCGGCACCACGCTCGACGTAGCCGCCGGTGGCGTTGGCGCTCGCTTTCTTGAGCGCCTCGAAGAGGGAGGAGAGGCCCACGCTGAGGGCCGCCATGCGCGCCGGTTCGGGCTGGACGTGGATCTCCTTGAGCAGACCGCCGTACGACACCACCTCCGCCACGCCCTGCACCCGCAGGAGCTGCGGCCGGACGACCCAGTCCTGCAAGGTGCGCAAGGTCATGGGGTCCGCGCCGCCGCCCGTGAGGGTGTAGCGGTACACCTCCCCGATGGGCGTCGCCATCGGACCGAGCGCTGGCTGCACTCCCTCGGGAAGCTCGGCCTGCCGCATGCGCTCGAGCACCTGCTGGCGCGCCGGCAAGGCCTCCACACCGTCGTTGAAGGTCAGCGTCACGAACGACAGGCCGAAGAGCGAGATGCTCCTCAGTCTGAAGAGGCCAGGCGTGCCGTTGAGCGCCCTCTCGAGCGGAAGCGAGATGCGGCGCTCCACCTCCTCGGCGGGCTGCCCGGAGAAGATGGTGATCACCTGAACCTGCGTGTCGGTGGGGTCGGGGAAGGCCTCGACCGTGAGGTTCACGTAGCAGTAGTAGCCCGCGCCGAGGAGCGTGACGGCCACCACGAACGCCGCGAGGCGGTTCTTCAGAGCGAAGTGGAGAAGGCGGTCGAGCATCGTCTCGGGCTCGCGCGTACGGGCCGCGCTAGCGCATCAGCGCGAGCTGGTTGTCGAGCAGGACGGCCCCTTCTTCCACCACGGTCTCGCCCGCCTTGAGCCCGCTCAGCACGGGAACCAGGCCGGCGCGGGCCGAGCCCGCCACGACCTTGCGCTTCTCGAACCGCCCTCGGGAGGGCTGGACGTACACGTACTGGCTCGCCCCGTCCGAGACGATGGCCGAGGCGGGGAGCTCCACGATCCCTGCCTGCGCCTTGAGAGTGAACGTGACCTGCGCGTACATGTTGGGCCGGAGCTGATGGCGGCGGTTCTCGAGTCGCGCACGGATCGGCACGGTGTGGCGCTCCGGATCCACCACCGACGAGACCATCTCGACCGTGGCGCGCAGTCGCGCCAGCGGCAGCGACGGTGAGGTGAGCCAGGCCTCGCTGCCGGTCTCGATCTCCATCGCGTCCGCCTCCGGGAGGTCCGCCACGACCCAGACCGCGTCGAGGTCGGCGATCATGATCAGTGGCTTGGCGGTGTCGGGACCCACCTCCTGGCCGGGTAGGACGTTCTTCTCGACCACCACGCCGTCGCGCGTGGCCATGGCGACGAACTCGTTCTCCCCGCTCGGGGCGACGCGCAAGGAGGCCAGCTTCGCCCGCGCCAACGACACGGAGAGCTCGGCCTGCCGCACCTTCTGCGTGGCCATCACCTCGTCCTTCGCCGGCACGGCTCGGGCGGTCACCATGGCTCGCACGCGGTCCAGGTTGGACTTCGCGAGACTCAGGTCCATCTCCGCCCGCGCGCGGTCGGCCTTGAGCCCCGCGAGCTCGGGGCTCGAGACGGCGAAGAGCGGGGCCCCCTTCTTCACGCGCTGCCCGAGCTCCACGAGGACGCGCGTCATCCGCCCTGCCAGCGGCGAGCCCACGCGGGCCGCCCGCGTCTCGTCGATACGCACGCGGGCGGGCAGCGGATCGGTCTGCCTCGCGCCCGCGGTGCGCGCGAGACAGAGCTTGATCAGCTTCCACTGCGGTGCGTCCGCCGCAAGCGCGAGCGCGTCTCCCTGCAGGGTGACCCCAGGGGCCACCGCGACGGGAGGCGGGGCCTTGCGCGTGAAGAGCCGGGCAGCGGCCCAGACGGCGAGCCCCGACAGGAGCAGCGCCGCG contains:
- a CDS encoding efflux RND transporter permease subunit; the encoded protein is MLDRLLHFALKNRLAAFVVAVTLLGAGYYCYVNLTVEAFPDPTDTQVQVITIFSGQPAEEVERRISLPLERALNGTPGLFRLRSISLFGLSFVTLTFNDGVEALPARQQVLERMRQAELPEGVQPALGPMATPIGEVYRYTLTGGGADPMTLRTLQDWVVRPQLLRVQGVAEVVSYGGLLKEIHVQPEPARMAALSVGLSSLFEALKKASANATGGYVERGAEMFVIRSLGIFKSEKDIEQVRVGFHAGVPVRLKDVAQVAVGYAPRQGIVTREHDEDAVEGIVLMRRGENPTVVLEALRSRIDDLNGRILPKGVRVDAFYDRTKLVSTTLKTVFKNLAEGAALVTLVLFAFLLSVRGSLIVAAVIPLSLAASFVYLYARGMSANLLSMGAVDFGIIVDGAVILVEHLFHRFEQEEQGAAPVDRPFVDRIYDAAREVARPTLFSLLIIIAAYIPIFSLQRVEGRIFAPMANTVVSALVGALLVSFTLVPVLAYYALRKPGKHRESPLLRWSRRAFTPTLRFAMQNPWTVMTLATGAMIATLVLTPKLGSEFLPELNEGALYVTFSMPSNLSLTEGRRLVPRIKQRLALTPEVTATLSQLGRPEDGTDPTLPNNLEVFVQLKPPEEWREGIHGLNELIAEMDRNLKVLPGLEYNFSQPIRDNVAENIAGQFGQIALKIYGDDLEALQQAAEKAKAVIQEVPGAADVGIVKAGESPQLAVRLDRDALARYDLDLAEVQDYLETAMGGHVASELWEGERRFDVTVRLPKATREDVGSIRRIMLPLKDGALIPLTAVARVDMGLGRAAITRENGRRYVGVRMNVRNRDLGSFVAEARDKVASTTKLPPGYELTWGGEFENQQRAMKRLQLVIPLALAITFLLLFSAFGSVFDSTLILLNVPFALVGGILGLAVAGLTLSVSAAVGFIALLGQAVLNGVLVVAAIRSRLDRGEGLYQAVTGGVQDRLRAVLVTALLASLGLLPAALSHAIGSETQRPIAVVVVGGTISAAALTLVVLPVTYYWACWLRARWRGGAPVRQGAAEQA
- a CDS encoding efflux RND transporter periplasmic adaptor subunit gives rise to the protein MTSEETLPSADGQLYAGFPRRVRIAALVAALLLSGLAVWAAARLFTRKAPPPVAVAPGVTLQGDALALAADAPQWKLIKLCLARTAGARQTDPLPARVRIDETRAARVGSPLAGRMTRVLVELGQRVKKGAPLFAVSSPELAGLKADRARAEMDLSLAKSNLDRVRAMVTARAVPAKDEVMATQKVRQAELSVSLARAKLASLRVAPSGENEFVAMATRDGVVVEKNVLPGQEVGPDTAKPLIMIADLDAVWVVADLPEADAMEIETGSEAWLTSPSLPLARLRATVEMVSSVVDPERHTVPIRARLENRRHQLRPNMYAQVTFTLKAQAGIVELPASAIVSDGASQYVYVQPSRGRFEKRKVVAGSARAGLVPVLSGLKAGETVVEEGAVLLDNQLALMR